Genomic segment of Anaerobacillus alkaliphilus:
TATTATCCAAACAGAGCAAATGATGACTACCGACACATTCTGGAAAACAAAACTAATTAAAGCAGGCCTGTCATGGAAGAAGTGCTAGAAGTCATGATTGTAAAGGGCCGAACACAAAACATTAATCTAGTTTCGGACTTACAAGTCCCTTACAACAGAATTATTAATGGGAATTTAATGGGGTTTCGATTAGTTATCTCTAACCTGTTAAGCAAAGCAATCAAATACAGTTATGAAGGAGATACTGTTACATTTAAAAGCTTTATTGATCAAGGAAGACTGCATCTACATATAACAGATACAGGAGTAGGTATGAGTCGCGAAAGCCAAGAAAAACTGTTCCGTAAATATCAAAAGATTAACCAAGAAGTAGCTGGTCAGGGGATTGGGCTATTAAATAGTAACTCACTTTAAAGGGGAATTAGACGTTACTAGTCAACTTGGAAAAGGACCGAAGTTAGAGTGTCGTTTCCTATATAATTGTATATAGCTTGTAATTGCCTACAAGCAGTGTCTGTTATGACACTGCTTGTACTTGTTTGACAAAGGCTTTTAAAACAAAAGGAATAATTTGGTATATTCTTTTTCGTTGCTGAGCATTTACAATTACTTTTTATCGTGATATATTATTCATCTGCCGCTAAAACCTTTGATGAAAAGTATGCGGCAAATAGAGTT
This window contains:
- a CDS encoding sensor histidine kinase — its product is MEEVLEVMIVKGRTQNINLVSDLQVPYNRIINGNLMGFRLVISNLLSKAIKYSYEGDTVTFKSFIDQGRLHLHITDTGVGMSRESQEKLFRKYQKINQEVAGQGIGLLNSNSL